The following nucleotide sequence is from Wenzhouxiangella sp. XN24.
CTCCGTGTTCCGGGCACCGGACTCAATCGGATGCTATGCTGCATTGCATCAGAAGCCATTCCGGCGGCCGACATGGGTTGGAGCAGGGTGATCGATGAGATTCGATGACCGTTATCGCGAGGACATCACGTTGCCCGACGGCGGCGTGATGCGACTGCGGCTGGTGCGCCCGGACGACCGGGACGGCATCATCGCCGCGTTCAACCAGCTGTCCATGGAAACTCGCGTGATGCGCTGGTTCTATCCCAAGATGCAGCTGAACCCGCAGGAAATCGATGAGCTTGTCGCGCCCTGCGACGATGATCATGGCGCCATCACCGCCATCGAGCTCGGACCGGACGGCACGGAGAAGAACGGTATCGGCATGGCCCGCTTCGTGCGGAGCAAGGACAGCCCGGATGCCGCCGAGATCGCGATCACGATCGTCGATGACTGGCAGGGACTGGGCATCGGGCGGATTCTCCTGCACCGCCTGCTCGCGATGGTCAGCGAACGCGGTATCCCCTACGCAGACGGACGTTTGCAGGTGGAGAACAAGGCCATGCGCCACC
It contains:
- a CDS encoding GNAT family N-acetyltransferase; protein product: MRFDDRYREDITLPDGGVMRLRLVRPDDRDGIIAAFNQLSMETRVMRWFYPKMQLNPQEIDELVAPCDDDHGAITAIELGPDGTEKNGIGMARFVRSKDSPDAAEIAITIVDDWQGLGIGRILLHRLLAMVSERGIPYADGRLQVENKAMRHLLEPYVPHDGFRREDATLVFRFPVPPPDHPLMAQLARNAAAVANMFQLMAEGGVGLPRALAESLTEKQVPLVRPRALMKTLLRQERKGASGKPGGGRE